The following proteins are co-located in the Anas platyrhynchos isolate ZD024472 breed Pekin duck chromosome 1, IASCAAS_PekinDuck_T2T, whole genome shotgun sequence genome:
- the CYSLTR2 gene encoding cysteinyl leukotriene receptor 2, which translates to MNISKMALYNNSDDSSFNCTIDAFKQAIYPVMYLFIFFLGVVGNSLSIYVFFQPSQRKTSVNIYMQNLAVSDLMFASTLPFRASYYLLGSHWIFGDIACRIMTYALYVNMYCSIYFLTVLSVVRFTAIVYPFKRWKVTNMKYAKITCAMIWVFVLAASSPLFCKQIAGYDKQEKCLDLHPGSTDILLMLNSVVLVVGFTLPFCTIIICYVFAIRALLKSRTPQRRRTVSHKKALSTIIITLILFLLCFLPYHVLRTVHLMLGSWSQNNLAVHKALVVTLCLAAMNSCLDPVLYYFAAENFKARIRSLYRR; encoded by the coding sequence ATGAATATTTCCAAGATGGCGCTATACAACAACTCAGATGACAGCTCATTCAACTGTACCATTGATGCCTTCAAGCAAGCCATTTATCCTGTCATGTACCTCTTTATCTTCTTCCTGGGTGTTGTCGGAAATAGCCTCTCCATATATGTTTTCTTCCAGCCTTCCCAGAGGAAGACCTCGGTAAACATTTACATGCAGAACCTGGCTGTTTCAGATCTCATGTTTGCGAGCACTTTGCCCTTTCGGGCCTCCTATTATCTGCTGGGATCGCATTGGATATTTGGCGATATTGCCTGCAGGATTATGACTTACGCCTTGTACGTCAACATGTATTGCAGCATTTACTTTCTCACCGTGCTCAGCGTGGTTCGTTTCACCGCCATTGTCTACCCGTTCAAGCGCTGGAAAGTAACCAACATGAAGTATGCCAAGATAACCTGCGCAATGATATGGGTCTTTGTTCTAGCAGCCTCCAGCCCTCTGTTTTGCAAACAAATCGCTGGGTACGATAAACAAGAGAAATGCTTGGACCTCCACCCTGGAAGCACAGATATTCTCCTCATGCTGAACAGCGTTGTCCTCGTTGTGGGCTTCACCCTGCCCTTTTGCACGATTATCATCTGCTATGTCTTTGCCATCAGGGCACTGCTCAAGTCCAGGACTCCTCAGCGCAGGAGGACGGTCTCTCACAAGAAGGCACTGTCAACCATCATCATCACTctcatcctcttcctcctgtgTTTCCTGCCCTACCACGTACTGCGGACGGTCCACCTGATGCTCGGCAGCTGGAGCCAGAACAACCTGGCCGTGCACAAAGCACTGGTGGTCACGCTCTGCCTTGCTGCCATGAACAGCTGCCTCGACCCTGTGCTCTACTACTTTGCTGCTGAAAATTTCAAAGCAAGAATCAGAAGTTTATACCGCAGGTAG